A window from Citrus sinensis cultivar Valencia sweet orange chromosome 3, DVS_A1.0, whole genome shotgun sequence encodes these proteins:
- the LOC102606961 gene encoding receptor-like serine/threonine-protein kinase ALE2: MPALILLLLHFVLSFISACLGHPLFHLNLSPSVQSNRLLSTREVLVEHAKAISMRLSFTQLRQHQMHVVAPSFVPYMAPAPSPIHQASIATPGIDPLPRRHRGGHHHHHSKPHAVTPASSVRPGCDQICVEPLTATPYGSPCGCVFPMKVRLLLDVAPYSVFPVMNELEIEIAAGTYLQQSQVKIMGASADSQNQGKTVVDINLVPLGEKFDNTTAVLTYDRLWHKKVPLNLTLFGIYEVIYISYPGIPSSPPYESSTESGPSVSVGSLPFSANFGNKNQRMNFRTIAIIALSAFVLLLVFVGAISILIKWRKARKPSSAVGPAFASSINKRSGIGSILSSSIASSTSVSLMSTMATCILSVKTFALSDLEKATEKFSSKRILGEGGFGCVYHGVMDNGTEVAVKLLTRNNQNGDREFIAEVEMLSRLHHRNLVKLIGICIEGRTRCLVYELVHNGSVESHLHGVDKNRGPLDWEARMKIALGAARGLAYLHEDSNPRVIHRDFKASNVLLEDDFTPKVSDFGLAREATEGSQHISTRVMGTFGYVAPEYAMTGHLLVKSDVYSYGVVLLELLSGRKPVDMSQPQGQENLVTWARPLLTTREGLEQLVDPSLAGSYDFDDMAKVAAIASMCVHPEVTHRPFMGEVVQALKLIYNDTDETCGDCCSPKDSSVPDSDFKGELVPSDSSWWNAGALTPRLTYGQASSFITMEHSSGPLEETENRAFSASSLAGDGMSLPTRHRNRSGPLRTVRSKANFYRLRGSMSEHGGLLPRHIWNDEYWA, from the exons ATGCCTGCTTtgattttgcttcttcttcacttCGTCCTGAGCTTTATTTCCGCTTGTTTAG GGCATCCACTATTCCATTTAAACTTGTCTCCTTCTGTACAATCGAATCGGCTGTTATCAACCAGAGAAGTTTTAGTCGAGCACG CAAAGGCAATTTCCATGAGGTTGTCATTTACTCAATTGAGACAGCATCAAATGCATGTAGTTGCACCTTCGTTTGTACCATACATGGCACCTGCACCATCTCCAATCCATCAAG CCTCCATTGCTACTCCTGGCATTGATCCATTACCAAGACGTCATCGAGGTGGTCACCATCATCACCATTCAAAACCTCATGCAGTCACCCCTGCTTCTTCTGTAAGACCTG GATGTGATCAAATATGTGTGGAGCCCCTTACAGCAACTCCTTATGGATCACCTTGTGGTTGTGTGTTTCCCATGAAAGTGAGACTTCTTTTGGATGTAGCGCCCTATAGTGTTTTTCCTGTAATGAATGAGCTGGAGATTGAAATTGCGGCAGGAACATATTTGCAACAAAGTCAGGTGAAAATTATGGGTGCCAGTGCTGATAGCCAAAATCAAGGAAAGACAGTGGTGGATATTAACTTGGTTCCACTGGGAGAGAAGTTTGATAATACCACAGCAGTTCTGACATATGACAGACTGTGGCATAAGAAAGTTCCTTTAAATTTGACTCTATTTGGTATTTATGAAGTCATTTATATCAGCTATCCAG GTATTCCTTCTTCTCCGCCATATGAGAGTTCTACAGAGAGTGGTCCAAGTGTTAGTGTTGGATCTCTCCCTTTCTCTGCAAACTTTGGAAATAAAAATCAGCGGATGAATTTCAGAACCATTGCTATCATTGCTTTGTCTGCATTTGTACTCTTACTGGTTTTTGTTGGAGCAATATCCATCCTTATAAAATGGAGGAAGGCTAGAAAACCATCAAGTGCTGTTGGCCCTGCCTTTGCATCATCTATAAACAAAAGATCCG GCATTGGGTCTATCTTATCTAGTAGTATTGCTAGCTCAACCTCAGTGTCGCTCATGTCCACCATGGCTACTTGTATCCTCTCTGTTAAAACATTTGCACTTTCTGATCTTGAGAAGGCAACAGAGAAATTCAGTTCCAAGAGAATTTTGGGGGAAGGAGGTTTTGGGTGTGTTTACCATGGTGTTATGGACAATGGAACTGAAGTTGCAGTGAAGCTGCTAACAAGAAATAATCAGAATGGGGACCGTGAATTTATTGCAGAAGTAGAGATGCTAAGCAGATTACATCATCGTAATCTCGTGAAATTGATCGGTATATGCATTGAAGGACGCACGCGCTGCTTGGTGTATGAACTTGTTCACAATGGCAGTGTTGAGTCACACCTGCATG GTGTTGACAAGAATAGAGGACCTCTTGACTGGGAAGCACGAATGAAGATTGCCCTTGGAGCAGCAAGAGGACTGGCCTATCTTCATGAAGATTCTAATCCTCGTGTTATTCATAGAGATTTTAAGGCCAGTAATGTATTGCTAGAAGATGACTTCACCCCGAAGGTCTCAGATTTTGGGTTGGCAAGAGAAGCAACTGAAGGCAGTCAGCATATTTCTACTCGGGTCATGGGAACTTTCGG GTATGTTGCCCCAGAATATGCAATGACTGGGCATTTACTTGTGAAGAGTGATGTTTACAGCTATGGGGTTGTGCTGCTTGAGCTTCTATCTGGAAGAAAACCTGTGGATATGTCCCAACCCCAGGGACAGGAAAATCTTGTGACTTGGGCACGGCCACTACTGACAACTAGAGAAGGTTTGGAGCAGTTGGTGGATCCTTCATTGGCAGGAAGCtatgattttgatgacatgGCTAAGGTGGCAGCCATTGCTTCCATGTGTGTTCACCCCGAGGTTACTCACCGACCATTTATGGGTGAAGTTGTGCAGGCCTTGAAGTTGATATATAATGACACAGACGAAACTTGTGGGGACTGCTGTAGCCCAAAGGATTCTTCTGTTCCAGATTCTGACTTTAAAGGCGAGCTTGTGCCTTCAGATAGCAGTTGGTGGAATGCCGGTGCTCTCACCCCTCGCTTAACTTATGGGCAAGCCTCTTCTTTCATAACAATGGAGCACAGTTCTGGTCCACTTGAAGAGACAGAAAACAGAGCGTTCTCAGCTTCTAGTTTGGCTGGGGATGGGATGTCCTTACCAACTAGACATAGAAATAGGTCAGGCCCGTTGAGAACAGTCCGAAGTAAGGCAAACTTTTACAGATTAAGAGGGAGTATGAGTGAACATGGGGGACTCCTTCCGAGGCACATTTGGAATGATGAATATTGGGCATGA